A region from the Musa acuminata AAA Group cultivar baxijiao chromosome BXJ1-10, Cavendish_Baxijiao_AAA, whole genome shotgun sequence genome encodes:
- the LOC135586647 gene encoding uncharacterized protein LOC135586647 isoform X2 encodes MSTPTKNRQHQSCPSPALVSGCVECLARLYHVLVTLMIFVDEAGSFFPAINHSPWDGVALADFVMPFFLFIVGVALALTYKRVTNQAVATWKALLRALKLFVVGLVVQGGYFHGLHNLTYGVDILSMRWMGVLQRIAMAYLLVAICEIWLKSDDVVDSGYSLVRRYRLQLLVGLILTIMYMVLLYGSYVPDWEYQIPGPGSTPKTLSVKCGVRGDTGPACNAVGMTDRQIFGIRHLHRRPVYERTKQCSINSPASGPLPPDAPSWCQAPFDPEGLLSSVMAIVTCLIGLQFGHVIIHFKDHKDRIVQWLIPSFCLLALAFSLDFFGMRMNKALYTLSYTCATAGAAGMLFTGVYVLVDVGGYRRPTSAMEWLGMHALMIYILIGCNVFPVLIQGFYWREPQNNLLKVIGIS; translated from the exons ATGTCCACTCCAACTAAGAATCGACAGCATCAGAGCTGCCCTTCTCCTGCTCTG GTATCTGGATGCGTGGAGTGCTTGGCACGCTTGTATCATGTTCTGGTTACG CTGATGATATTCGTAGACGAAGCTGGATCATTTTTTCCTGCGATCAATCATTCTCCTTGGGATGGTGTGGCCCTTGCTGATTTTGTCATGCCATTTTTCTTGTTTATAGTTGGAGTTGCACTTGCACTTACATACAAG AGAGTCACAAACCAAGCCGTAGCAACTTGGAAAGCATTACTTCGAGCACTGAAGCTCTTTGTTGTAGGTCTCGTTGTTCAAG GTGGCTATTTCCATGGTCTTCACAATTTAACTTATGGAGTTGATATTTTGAGTATGAGATGGATGGGCGTACTACAG AGGATAGCGATGGCCTATCTGTTAGTTGCAATATGCGAAATCTGGCTTAAAAGTGACGATGTTGTTGATTCTGGATATTCCTTGGTCAGGCGATACCGATTGCAATT GCTGGTGGGTTTGATTCTTACGATCATGTACATGGTTCTTCTCTATGGTTCGTATGTTCCTGATTGGGAGTACCAGATTCCAGGGCCAGGCTCCACGCCAAAGACCTTATCA GTGAAATGCGGAGTGAGAGGTGACACAGGACCTGCCTGCAATGCTGTGGGAATGACTGACCGCCAAATTTTTGGCATCCGACATCTACATAGACGTCCTGTTTATGAAAGGACAAAG CAATGCAGCATAAACTCACCAGCTAGTGGCCCACTACCACCTGATGCTCCTTCATGGTGCCAAGCTCCTTTTGATCCTGAAGGATTACTTAG TTCTGTGATGGCAATCGTGACTTGCTTGATCGGTTTGCAATTCGGACATGTTATCATACATTTTAAG GATCACAAGGACAGAATCGTTCAATGGTTGATTCCTTCCTTTTGTCTGTTGGCCTTGGCCTTCTCATTGGACTTCTTCG GAATGCGTATGAACAAGGCTCTGTACACATTAAGTTATACGTGTGCCACTGCTGGAGCTGCTGGGATGCTCTTTACTGGAGTATATGTGCTG GTTGATGTCGGTGGCTATAGGAGGCCAACCTCGGCTATGGAATGGTTGGGGATGCATGCGCTTATGATATACATTCTAATTGGCTGCAACGTCTTCCCAGTTCTTATCCAGGGATTCTACTGGAGGGAGCCTCAGAACAATCTT TTGAAGGTCATTGGCATTTCCTAG
- the LOC135586647 gene encoding uncharacterized protein LOC135586647 isoform X3, with the protein MIFVDEAGSFFPAINHSPWDGVALADFVMPFFLFIVGVALALTYKRVTNQAVATWKALLRALKLFVVGLVVQGGYFHGLHNLTYGVDILSMRWMGVLQRIAMAYLLVAICEIWLKSDDVVDSGYSLVRRYRLQLLVGLILTIMYMVLLYGSYVPDWEYQIPGPGSTPKTLSVKCGVRGDTGPACNAVGMTDRQIFGIRHLHRRPVYERTKQCSINSPASGPLPPDAPSWCQAPFDPEGLLSSVMAIVTCLIGLQFGHVIIHFKDHKDRIVQWLIPSFCLLALAFSLDFFGMRMNKALYTLSYTCATAGAAGMLFTGVYVLVDVGGYRRPTSAMEWLGMHALMIYILIGCNVFPVLIQGFYWREPQNNLLKVIGIS; encoded by the exons ATGATATTCGTAGACGAAGCTGGATCATTTTTTCCTGCGATCAATCATTCTCCTTGGGATGGTGTGGCCCTTGCTGATTTTGTCATGCCATTTTTCTTGTTTATAGTTGGAGTTGCACTTGCACTTACATACAAG AGAGTCACAAACCAAGCCGTAGCAACTTGGAAAGCATTACTTCGAGCACTGAAGCTCTTTGTTGTAGGTCTCGTTGTTCAAG GTGGCTATTTCCATGGTCTTCACAATTTAACTTATGGAGTTGATATTTTGAGTATGAGATGGATGGGCGTACTACAG AGGATAGCGATGGCCTATCTGTTAGTTGCAATATGCGAAATCTGGCTTAAAAGTGACGATGTTGTTGATTCTGGATATTCCTTGGTCAGGCGATACCGATTGCAATT GCTGGTGGGTTTGATTCTTACGATCATGTACATGGTTCTTCTCTATGGTTCGTATGTTCCTGATTGGGAGTACCAGATTCCAGGGCCAGGCTCCACGCCAAAGACCTTATCA GTGAAATGCGGAGTGAGAGGTGACACAGGACCTGCCTGCAATGCTGTGGGAATGACTGACCGCCAAATTTTTGGCATCCGACATCTACATAGACGTCCTGTTTATGAAAGGACAAAG CAATGCAGCATAAACTCACCAGCTAGTGGCCCACTACCACCTGATGCTCCTTCATGGTGCCAAGCTCCTTTTGATCCTGAAGGATTACTTAG TTCTGTGATGGCAATCGTGACTTGCTTGATCGGTTTGCAATTCGGACATGTTATCATACATTTTAAG GATCACAAGGACAGAATCGTTCAATGGTTGATTCCTTCCTTTTGTCTGTTGGCCTTGGCCTTCTCATTGGACTTCTTCG GAATGCGTATGAACAAGGCTCTGTACACATTAAGTTATACGTGTGCCACTGCTGGAGCTGCTGGGATGCTCTTTACTGGAGTATATGTGCTG GTTGATGTCGGTGGCTATAGGAGGCCAACCTCGGCTATGGAATGGTTGGGGATGCATGCGCTTATGATATACATTCTAATTGGCTGCAACGTCTTCCCAGTTCTTATCCAGGGATTCTACTGGAGGGAGCCTCAGAACAATCTT TTGAAGGTCATTGGCATTTCCTAG
- the LOC135586647 gene encoding uncharacterized protein LOC135586647 isoform X4 produces MRWMGVLQRIAMAYLLVAICEIWLKSDDVVDSGYSLVRRYRLQLLVGLILTIMYMVLLYGSYVPDWEYQIPGPGSTPKTLSVKCGVRGDTGPACNAVGMTDRQIFGIRHLHRRPVYERTKQCSINSPASGPLPPDAPSWCQAPFDPEGLLSSVMAIVTCLIGLQFGHVIIHFKDHKDRIVQWLIPSFCLLALAFSLDFFGMRMNKALYTLSYTCATAGAAGMLFTGVYVLVDVGGYRRPTSAMEWLGMHALMIYILIGCNVFPVLIQGFYWREPQNNLLKVIGIS; encoded by the exons ATGAGATGGATGGGCGTACTACAG AGGATAGCGATGGCCTATCTGTTAGTTGCAATATGCGAAATCTGGCTTAAAAGTGACGATGTTGTTGATTCTGGATATTCCTTGGTCAGGCGATACCGATTGCAATT GCTGGTGGGTTTGATTCTTACGATCATGTACATGGTTCTTCTCTATGGTTCGTATGTTCCTGATTGGGAGTACCAGATTCCAGGGCCAGGCTCCACGCCAAAGACCTTATCA GTGAAATGCGGAGTGAGAGGTGACACAGGACCTGCCTGCAATGCTGTGGGAATGACTGACCGCCAAATTTTTGGCATCCGACATCTACATAGACGTCCTGTTTATGAAAGGACAAAG CAATGCAGCATAAACTCACCAGCTAGTGGCCCACTACCACCTGATGCTCCTTCATGGTGCCAAGCTCCTTTTGATCCTGAAGGATTACTTAG TTCTGTGATGGCAATCGTGACTTGCTTGATCGGTTTGCAATTCGGACATGTTATCATACATTTTAAG GATCACAAGGACAGAATCGTTCAATGGTTGATTCCTTCCTTTTGTCTGTTGGCCTTGGCCTTCTCATTGGACTTCTTCG GAATGCGTATGAACAAGGCTCTGTACACATTAAGTTATACGTGTGCCACTGCTGGAGCTGCTGGGATGCTCTTTACTGGAGTATATGTGCTG GTTGATGTCGGTGGCTATAGGAGGCCAACCTCGGCTATGGAATGGTTGGGGATGCATGCGCTTATGATATACATTCTAATTGGCTGCAACGTCTTCCCAGTTCTTATCCAGGGATTCTACTGGAGGGAGCCTCAGAACAATCTT TTGAAGGTCATTGGCATTTCCTAG
- the LOC135586647 gene encoding uncharacterized protein LOC135586647 isoform X1, giving the protein MGIYKLIKSDDGVAAAPSAEPNKVVVDDVLLSQHRDIEAGGKHSHGAPPEKEASASGKRGQRLVSLDVFRGLTVALMIFVDEAGSFFPAINHSPWDGVALADFVMPFFLFIVGVALALTYKRVTNQAVATWKALLRALKLFVVGLVVQGGYFHGLHNLTYGVDILSMRWMGVLQRIAMAYLLVAICEIWLKSDDVVDSGYSLVRRYRLQLLVGLILTIMYMVLLYGSYVPDWEYQIPGPGSTPKTLSVKCGVRGDTGPACNAVGMTDRQIFGIRHLHRRPVYERTKQCSINSPASGPLPPDAPSWCQAPFDPEGLLSSVMAIVTCLIGLQFGHVIIHFKDHKDRIVQWLIPSFCLLALAFSLDFFGMRMNKALYTLSYTCATAGAAGMLFTGVYVLVDVGGYRRPTSAMEWLGMHALMIYILIGCNVFPVLIQGFYWREPQNNLLKVIGIS; this is encoded by the exons ATGGGGATTTACAAGCTCATCAAGAGCGATGACGGCGTGGCGGCCGCTCCATCAGCCGAGCCCAACAAGGTCGTCGTCGACGACGTGCTGTTGTCTCAGCACAGGGACATCGAGGCCGGCGGGAAGCACAGCCATGGAGCCCCGCCAGAAAAGGAGGCCTCCGCTTCCGGGAAACGCGGGCAGCGCCTCGTATCGCTTGACGTCTTCCGAGGACTCACCGTCGCG CTGATGATATTCGTAGACGAAGCTGGATCATTTTTTCCTGCGATCAATCATTCTCCTTGGGATGGTGTGGCCCTTGCTGATTTTGTCATGCCATTTTTCTTGTTTATAGTTGGAGTTGCACTTGCACTTACATACAAG AGAGTCACAAACCAAGCCGTAGCAACTTGGAAAGCATTACTTCGAGCACTGAAGCTCTTTGTTGTAGGTCTCGTTGTTCAAG GTGGCTATTTCCATGGTCTTCACAATTTAACTTATGGAGTTGATATTTTGAGTATGAGATGGATGGGCGTACTACAG AGGATAGCGATGGCCTATCTGTTAGTTGCAATATGCGAAATCTGGCTTAAAAGTGACGATGTTGTTGATTCTGGATATTCCTTGGTCAGGCGATACCGATTGCAATT GCTGGTGGGTTTGATTCTTACGATCATGTACATGGTTCTTCTCTATGGTTCGTATGTTCCTGATTGGGAGTACCAGATTCCAGGGCCAGGCTCCACGCCAAAGACCTTATCA GTGAAATGCGGAGTGAGAGGTGACACAGGACCTGCCTGCAATGCTGTGGGAATGACTGACCGCCAAATTTTTGGCATCCGACATCTACATAGACGTCCTGTTTATGAAAGGACAAAG CAATGCAGCATAAACTCACCAGCTAGTGGCCCACTACCACCTGATGCTCCTTCATGGTGCCAAGCTCCTTTTGATCCTGAAGGATTACTTAG TTCTGTGATGGCAATCGTGACTTGCTTGATCGGTTTGCAATTCGGACATGTTATCATACATTTTAAG GATCACAAGGACAGAATCGTTCAATGGTTGATTCCTTCCTTTTGTCTGTTGGCCTTGGCCTTCTCATTGGACTTCTTCG GAATGCGTATGAACAAGGCTCTGTACACATTAAGTTATACGTGTGCCACTGCTGGAGCTGCTGGGATGCTCTTTACTGGAGTATATGTGCTG GTTGATGTCGGTGGCTATAGGAGGCCAACCTCGGCTATGGAATGGTTGGGGATGCATGCGCTTATGATATACATTCTAATTGGCTGCAACGTCTTCCCAGTTCTTATCCAGGGATTCTACTGGAGGGAGCCTCAGAACAATCTT TTGAAGGTCATTGGCATTTCCTAG